The following proteins come from a genomic window of Hymenobacter canadensis:
- the rplB gene encoding 50S ribosomal protein L2 yields the protein MALKKLRPTSPGQRFRIAPAFDEITTSTPEKSLLAPMKNSGGRNNSGKMSNRYIGGGHKAKYRIIDFKRDKASVPATVKTIEYDPNRTARIALLQYADGEKRYIIAPAGVEVGATVVSGSGVAPEVGNALPLREIPLGTIVHNIELMPGNGAAMARSAGTYAQLVAREDKYATLKLPSGEMRMVLVTCMATVGTVSNGDHMNVRLGKAGRNRWLGRRPRVRGVAMNPVDHPMGGGEGKSSGGHPRSRNGIFAKGQKTRNKNKYSEQLIVNRKGKK from the coding sequence ATGGCACTCAAAAAACTAAGACCAACATCACCGGGTCAGCGCTTCCGCATTGCACCGGCCTTCGACGAGATTACGACGTCGACGCCGGAGAAGTCGCTGTTGGCACCCATGAAAAACTCCGGTGGCCGCAACAACTCGGGCAAAATGTCCAACCGCTACATCGGTGGTGGACACAAAGCCAAGTATCGTATCATCGACTTCAAGCGTGACAAGGCCTCGGTGCCTGCTACGGTGAAGACGATTGAGTACGATCCGAACCGTACGGCCCGTATCGCCCTGCTTCAGTACGCCGATGGCGAGAAGCGTTACATCATCGCTCCTGCGGGCGTTGAGGTAGGTGCTACGGTCGTTTCCGGTTCGGGTGTAGCCCCAGAGGTAGGCAACGCCCTGCCGCTGCGCGAAATCCCGCTCGGTACCATCGTCCACAACATCGAGCTGATGCCCGGTAACGGTGCCGCTATGGCTCGTTCGGCTGGCACCTACGCTCAGCTGGTGGCCCGCGAAGACAAGTACGCCACGCTGAAATTGCCTTCCGGCGAGATGCGTATGGTGCTTGTTACGTGCATGGCCACGGTAGGCACGGTATCCAACGGCGACCACATGAACGTTCGTTTGGGCAAAGCCGGCCGTAACCGCTGGTTGGGTCGTCGCCCACGTGTTCGTGGTGTCGCCATGAACCCTGTCGATCACCCAATGGGTGGTGGCGAAGGCAAATCGTCGGGTGGTCACCCACGTAGCCGTAACGGTATCTTCGCGAAAGGTCAGAAGACCCGTAACAAGAACAAGTACTCCGAGCAGCTCATCGTTAACCGCAAAGGCAAGAAGTAA
- the rplW gene encoding 50S ribosomal protein L23, with translation MSTLKKPIVTEKATGLNEQGKYVFEVERSANKVQIKKDVEQFYGVTVTSISTIRTNGKVKSKFTKGGSVSGRRAHGKKAIVTVKEGEVIDFYSGI, from the coding sequence ATGAGCACGCTGAAAAAACCCATCGTGACCGAGAAGGCCACAGGCCTGAACGAGCAAGGTAAATACGTTTTCGAAGTAGAGCGTAGCGCCAACAAAGTTCAGATTAAGAAGGACGTTGAGCAATTCTATGGCGTGACGGTAACGAGCATCAGCACGATCCGCACCAATGGAAAAGTGAAGTCCAAGTTCACCAAAGGTGGTTCGGTATCGGGCCGCCGCGCACATGGCAAGAAAGCCATCGTGACGGTGAAGGAAGGCGAGGTTATCGACTTCTACAGCGGCATCTAA
- the rplD gene encoding 50S ribosomal protein L4, with protein sequence MELSVFNIKGEDTGRKVTLSDAIFGLEPNEHVMYLDVKQYLANQRQGTHKSKQRNEVHGTTKKLKKQKGTGGARAGSMKSGVFVGGGRIFGPEPRDYGFKLNKKTKRLARLSALSTLAKDGKVALVENISLSAPKTKDFLSILAGLKLNNGKKTLLVTGEVDKNVVLSARNIQKVKVSTPIALNTHDLLNTDTLLLSEAGLTALEQLYTTAE encoded by the coding sequence ATGGAACTGTCAGTATTTAACATCAAAGGCGAAGACACCGGCCGCAAGGTTACGCTGTCTGACGCCATCTTCGGTCTGGAGCCGAACGAGCACGTGATGTACCTCGACGTGAAGCAGTACCTGGCCAACCAGCGCCAAGGCACGCACAAGTCGAAGCAGCGCAACGAAGTGCACGGCACCACCAAGAAACTGAAGAAGCAGAAAGGTACGGGCGGCGCTCGTGCTGGCTCGATGAAATCGGGTGTGTTCGTAGGTGGTGGCCGGATTTTCGGTCCTGAGCCCCGCGACTACGGCTTCAAGCTCAACAAAAAGACCAAGCGTCTGGCCCGTCTGTCGGCTCTCTCAACGCTGGCCAAAGACGGCAAGGTAGCCCTGGTGGAGAACATCTCCCTGTCGGCTCCCAAGACCAAAGACTTCCTCTCTATCCTCGCAGGTCTGAAGCTGAACAACGGCAAGAAGACCCTGCTGGTGACCGGCGAAGTAGACAAGAACGTGGTTCTGTCGGCCCGCAACATTCAGAAGGTAAAAGTATCGACGCCTATCGCGCTGAACACCCACGACCTGCTGAACACCGACACGCTGCTGCTGTCGGAAGCTGGCCTGACGGCATTGGAACAACTCTATACCACTGCTGAATAA
- the rplC gene encoding 50S ribosomal protein L3: MPGIIGKKIGMTSLFTPDGKNIPCTLIEAGPCVVTQVKTIETDGYTAIQLGYGEKKAKNTTKALAGHFAKAGTTPKRKLVEFRTDEVAQFTAGSEINASLFEEGEFVDVVGTSKGKGFQGVVKRYNFAGVGGQTHGQHNRGRHPGSIGACSWPSRVFKGMRMGGRMGNDRVKVQNLKVMRIVAEKNLIVVSGSIPGARNSFVVLEK; the protein is encoded by the coding sequence ATGCCTGGCATCATCGGTAAAAAAATCGGTATGACAAGCCTCTTCACTCCGGACGGGAAGAACATTCCCTGCACGCTCATCGAAGCAGGTCCGTGTGTGGTGACGCAGGTTAAAACTATCGAAACGGACGGCTACACGGCCATCCAGCTCGGTTACGGCGAGAAAAAAGCAAAGAACACCACCAAAGCATTGGCAGGTCATTTTGCGAAAGCCGGAACTACTCCTAAGCGTAAACTCGTTGAGTTCCGCACGGATGAGGTAGCCCAGTTCACTGCTGGCAGCGAAATCAATGCTTCCCTCTTCGAGGAAGGCGAATTCGTTGACGTAGTAGGCACCTCGAAAGGCAAAGGTTTCCAGGGCGTTGTGAAGCGCTACAACTTCGCCGGTGTTGGTGGCCAGACTCACGGTCAGCACAACCGCGGCCGTCACCCCGGTTCTATCGGGGCTTGCTCGTGGCCTTCGCGCGTATTCAAAGGAATGCGCATGGGTGGCCGCATGGGCAACGACCGGGTGAAAGTGCAGAACCTGAAGGTGATGCGCATTGTAGCCGAGAAAAACCTCATTGTGGTGAGCGGCTCGATTCCCGGTGCCAGAAATTCATTCGTGGTCCTGGAAAAATAA
- the rpsJ gene encoding 30S ribosomal protein S10 — MNQKIRIKLKSYDHNLVDKSSEKIVKAVKATGAIVSGPIPLPTVKEKFTVLRSPHVNKKSREQFQLCTYKRLVDIYSTSSKTVDALMKLELPSGVDVEIKV, encoded by the coding sequence ATGAACCAGAAGATTCGCATCAAACTCAAATCCTACGACCACAACTTGGTGGACAAATCGTCGGAGAAGATTGTGAAGGCGGTGAAGGCTACGGGCGCTATCGTAAGCGGTCCGATTCCCTTGCCGACCGTCAAGGAAAAATTCACCGTGCTCCGTTCGCCCCACGTGAACAAGAAGAGCCGGGAGCAATTCCAGCTCTGCACTTACAAGCGTCTCGTTGACATCTACTCGACTTCGTCGAAGACCGTAGATGCGCTGATGAAGCTGGAGTTGCCAAGCGGCGTTGACGTTGAAATCAAAGTCTGA
- the fusA gene encoding elongation factor G, which produces MAVNKDLQYLRNIGIMAHIDAGKTTTSERILYYTGKTHKIGEVHEGAATMDWMEQEQERGITITSAATTTFWNYPTDAQGDPTPDTKQYKINLIDTPGHVDFTVEVERSLRVLDGAVALFCAVSGVEPQSETVWRQADKYKVPRICFVNKMDRAGADFFKAVNEIKDKLGANPVPLQIPIGAEDTFKGVVDLLTGKAIVWDDATQGKAYHEIPVPEDLVETVAEWRQKLVESVAEYDDALLEKFFDDPDSITKEEMMVVIRQAVIDMKFSPVMCGSAFKNKGVQSMLDGVMAYLPSPLDMPPIIGTDPDTGAEVTRHPDNSEPFTALAFKIATDPFVGRLCFFRCYSGVLDAGSYVHNNRTNKKERISRLMQMHSNKQNPIDKIQAGDIAAGVGFKDIKTGDTLTDEKSRVVLESMSFPEPVIGYAIEPKTQADMDKMGMAIAKLVEEDPTLVVQTDPETGQTVLKGMGELHLEIIIDRMRREFKVEINQGAPQVAYKEILTKSVEHRETYKKQTGGRGKFGDIVFELGPKITDPEKPGLEFVNDITGGVIPREFIAPVQKGFEEAMKNGPLAGFPIEGMRVRLYYGSYHDVDSDALSFELAARGGFREAGKQAGPKLLEPIMAVEVVSPDEYTGSVTGDLNRRRGIMKGMDTKGGANVIKADVPLSELFGYVTTLRTISSGRASASLTFSHYDQVPNNLAEGIIAKQKGNAIR; this is translated from the coding sequence ATGGCTGTTAATAAAGATCTGCAATACCTCCGGAATATCGGGATTATGGCGCACATCGATGCTGGTAAAACCACCACGTCGGAGCGCATTCTCTACTATACCGGTAAGACCCATAAAATCGGGGAAGTGCACGAAGGTGCCGCCACGATGGACTGGATGGAGCAGGAGCAGGAGCGTGGTATCACTATCACGTCGGCTGCTACTACTACCTTCTGGAACTACCCAACCGATGCGCAGGGTGATCCAACCCCGGACACCAAGCAGTACAAGATCAACCTCATCGATACCCCTGGCCACGTTGACTTCACGGTAGAAGTTGAACGTTCGCTGCGTGTACTTGATGGTGCTGTGGCCCTGTTCTGCGCCGTATCCGGTGTAGAGCCCCAGTCGGAAACCGTATGGCGTCAGGCTGACAAGTACAAGGTGCCCCGCATCTGCTTCGTCAACAAGATGGACCGTGCCGGCGCTGACTTCTTCAAAGCCGTTAACGAAATCAAGGACAAGCTGGGTGCTAACCCCGTGCCGCTCCAGATTCCGATTGGCGCTGAAGATACCTTCAAAGGCGTAGTTGACCTGCTGACTGGCAAAGCCATCGTGTGGGACGACGCTACCCAAGGCAAAGCCTACCACGAAATCCCGGTTCCCGAGGATCTGGTGGAGACCGTAGCCGAGTGGCGCCAGAAGCTGGTGGAAAGCGTAGCCGAGTACGACGACGCGTTGCTGGAGAAATTCTTCGACGACCCAGACTCCATCACGAAAGAGGAAATGATGGTCGTTATCCGCCAGGCGGTTATCGACATGAAGTTCTCGCCCGTAATGTGTGGTTCGGCGTTCAAGAACAAAGGTGTACAGTCGATGCTGGATGGCGTAATGGCCTACCTGCCGTCGCCGCTGGACATGCCCCCCATCATCGGTACCGATCCGGACACTGGTGCTGAGGTGACGCGTCACCCCGACAACTCGGAGCCCTTCACTGCCCTGGCGTTCAAGATTGCTACCGACCCCTTCGTGGGCCGTCTGTGCTTCTTCCGCTGCTACAGCGGCGTGCTGGACGCTGGCTCGTACGTGCACAACAACCGTACGAACAAGAAAGAGCGTATCTCGCGCCTTATGCAGATGCACTCCAACAAGCAGAACCCGATTGACAAAATCCAGGCGGGTGATATTGCTGCAGGTGTTGGTTTCAAAGACATCAAAACCGGTGACACGCTGACCGACGAGAAGTCGCGCGTGGTACTGGAGTCGATGAGCTTCCCGGAGCCGGTAATCGGCTACGCCATTGAGCCTAAGACCCAGGCCGATATGGACAAAATGGGTATGGCTATTGCCAAACTCGTGGAGGAAGACCCAACGCTGGTAGTTCAGACCGACCCCGAGACGGGCCAGACTGTTCTGAAAGGCATGGGCGAGCTTCACCTCGAAATCATCATCGACCGGATGCGTCGGGAGTTCAAGGTGGAAATCAACCAAGGTGCTCCTCAGGTAGCCTACAAAGAGATTCTGACCAAGTCGGTAGAGCACCGCGAAACTTACAAGAAGCAGACCGGTGGTCGTGGTAAGTTTGGCGACATCGTGTTCGAACTTGGTCCGAAAATCACCGATCCGGAGAAACCAGGTCTGGAGTTCGTAAACGATATCACCGGTGGTGTTATCCCACGCGAATTCATCGCACCAGTTCAGAAAGGCTTCGAAGAAGCTATGAAGAATGGTCCGCTGGCAGGCTTCCCCATCGAAGGCATGCGCGTGCGCCTGTATTACGGTTCTTACCACGATGTTGACTCGGACGCCCTGTCGTTCGAACTTGCTGCCCGTGGTGGTTTCCGTGAAGCCGGCAAGCAAGCTGGTCCGAAACTGCTCGAGCCAATTATGGCGGTAGAAGTTGTTTCGCCCGACGAGTACACGGGTTCGGTAACCGGTGACCTGAACCGTCGCCGTGGTATCATGAAAGGCATGGACACCAAAGGTGGCGCCAACGTAATCAAGGCTGACGTTCCGCTGTCGGAACTGTTCGGCTACGTAACTACGCTGCGTACCATCTCGTCGGGTCGGGCTTCGGCTTCGCTGACCTTCTCGCACTACGACCAGGTGCCCAACAACCTTGCTGAAGGCATCATTGCCAAGCAGAAGGGTAACGCCATTCGCTAA
- the rpsG gene encoding 30S ribosomal protein S7 → MRKSKPKKRILLPDPKFKETLVTRFVNYMMYDGKKNLAYTIFYDACELVEQRTKESGVEMWRKALNNVMPTVEVKSRRVGGATFQVPIEVRPDRRIAVGSKWLIQYARRRGEKTMKDKLAGEIIAAAKGEGAAVKKKDDTHRMAEANKAFSHFRF, encoded by the coding sequence ATGAGAAAGTCAAAACCAAAGAAGCGCATCCTCCTGCCCGACCCCAAGTTCAAGGAGACGCTGGTTACCCGGTTCGTTAACTACATGATGTACGACGGGAAGAAAAACCTCGCCTACACCATTTTCTATGATGCCTGCGAGCTTGTTGAGCAGCGCACCAAGGAAAGCGGCGTGGAGATGTGGCGCAAAGCCCTCAACAACGTCATGCCGACCGTAGAAGTGAAGAGCCGCCGCGTAGGTGGTGCTACCTTCCAGGTTCCAATTGAAGTTCGTCCCGACCGTCGTATTGCTGTTGGCTCGAAGTGGCTGATTCAGTACGCTCGTCGTCGTGGCGAAAAGACCATGAAGGACAAGCTGGCCGGTGAAATCATCGCCGCCGCGAAAGGTGAAGGTGCTGCCGTGAAGAAGAAAGACGACACGCACCGGATGGCAGAGGCTAACAAGGCCTTCTCGCACTTCCGCTTCTAA
- the rpsL gene encoding 30S ribosomal protein S12: MPTINQLVRKGREKLTTKSKSPALDSCPQRRGVCTRVYTTTPKKPNSAMRKVARVRLTNGKEVNAYIPGEGHNLQEHSIVLIRGGRVKDLPGVRYHIIRGALDTAGVNGRTQRRSKYGAKRPKPGQAAPAGKGAPAKKKK; encoded by the coding sequence ATGCCTACCATCAACCAGTTAGTACGAAAAGGCCGCGAGAAGCTGACGACGAAGTCGAAGTCGCCGGCTCTTGACTCGTGCCCGCAGCGCCGTGGCGTTTGCACCCGTGTGTACACCACCACGCCTAAGAAGCCGAACTCGGCTATGCGTAAAGTGGCCCGTGTGCGCCTGACCAACGGCAAAGAAGTTAACGCCTACATTCCCGGTGAAGGCCACAACCTGCAGGAGCACAGCATCGTGCTGATTCGTGGTGGTCGTGTGAAAGACCTTCCCGGCGTGCGTTACCACATCATCCGTGGTGCCCTTGACACCGCTGGTGTGAACGGCCGTACGCAGCGCCGCTCGAAGTACGGTGCCAAGCGTCCGAAGCCAGGCCAGGCTGCTCCAGCCGGCAAAGGCGCTCCTGCTAAGAAGAAAAAGTAA
- a CDS encoding DUF3467 domain-containing protein has protein sequence MNQPNQPDADAPQPQDPNAINIELSEDIAEGEYANLAMIAHSSSEFVIDFIRLMPGLPKAKVKARIILTPEHAKRLQAALAENLERYEQANGPIKQQNDSPMYPMGFGGKIGEA, from the coding sequence ATGAACCAACCCAACCAACCCGACGCCGACGCGCCTCAGCCGCAAGACCCGAACGCCATCAACATCGAGCTGTCGGAAGACATTGCCGAGGGAGAGTATGCCAACCTGGCCATGATTGCGCACAGCAGCAGCGAATTCGTCATCGACTTCATTCGGCTGATGCCGGGCCTGCCTAAGGCCAAGGTGAAGGCGCGCATCATCCTCACGCCTGAGCACGCCAAGCGCCTGCAGGCAGCCCTTGCTGAAAACCTGGAGCGGTACGAGCAGGCCAACGGCCCCATCAAGCAGCAAAACGACTCGCCGATGTACCCGATGGGCTTCGGCGGGAAAATAGGGGAGGCCTAA